In one Silene latifolia isolate original U9 population chromosome 10, ASM4854445v1, whole genome shotgun sequence genomic region, the following are encoded:
- the LOC141605890 gene encoding putative pectinesterase 53, which yields MRLFLPFLLIILLHCSIYQIVCQGKIQHNNYDHHHHDHNNKHKKSNPKQLTINMTKTWDTEVQFMKWVNFVGSLKHTLFKTAKNKLFPSFTLTVSKNPAHGDFTSIQDAIDSLPIINLVRVVIKVKSGTYSEKVNIPRLKSFITIQGEGADKTIVQWGDTAQTHGPNGRPLGTYGSATFAVNSPYFVAKNITFKNTTPAPAPGAVGKQAVAFRISADTAAFVGCKFLGAQDTLYDQFGRHYYKDCYIEGTVDFIFGNGLSLFQGCHVHAVAQNYGAVTAQGRKSMLDDTGFSFVNCKVTGSGALYLGRAWGPFSRVVFAYTYMDNIIIPKGWYDWGDPTRQMTVSYGQYKCRGPGSSYAGRVAWSRELTDEEAKPFLSLSFIDGSEWIISL from the exons ATGAGATTATTTTTACCATTTCTCCTAATAATTTTACTACATTGTTCAATTTACCAAATTGTTTGTCAAGGTAAAATTCAACACAACAATtatgatcatcatcatcatgatcataATAATAAGCATAAAAAGTCAAACCCTAAGCAATTAACCATAAATATGACAAAAACATGGGATACAGAGGTGCAATTCATGAAGTGGGTAAATTTTGTTGGTAGTCTTAAACATACTCTTTTTAAAACAGCAAAGAATAAGCTATTCCCTTCTTTTACTTTAACTGTAAGTAAAAACCCTGCTCATGGAGATTTTACATCCATTCAAGATGCCATTGACTCTCTTCCTATCATTAACCTTGTTAGAGTTGTTATCAAGGTTAAATCCGGCACTTACTC GGAAAAGGTGAATATACCCCGATTAAAATCGTTCATAACCATACAAGGAGAAGGAGCAGATAAAACGATAGTCCAATGGGGTGATACGGCTCAAACACACGGCCCAAACGGACGCCCTTTAGGGACCTATGGCTCAGCTACATTTGCTGTTAATTCACCTTATTTTGTCGCCAAGAACATCACTTTCAAG AACACGACACCGGCACCAGCACCAGGAGCAGTCGGAAAGCAGGCGGTGGCATTTCGAATATCAGCGGACACAGCGGCGTTTGTGGGGTGTAAATTTTTGGGAGCACAGGACACACTTTATGATCAATTTGGTAGGCATTATTACAAAGATTGCTATATTGAGGGCACCGTTGATTTCATTTTTGGTAACGGCCTTTCTCTTTTTCAG GGGTGTCACGTGCATGCAGTAGCACAAAACTATGGGGCAGTAACAGCGCAAGGGAGGAAAAGCATGCTAGATGATACGGGGTTTTCATTTGTAAATTGTAAGGTTACGGGTTCGGGAGCTCTATACCTTGGAAGGGCATGGGGACCCTTCTCAAGAGTAGTATTTGCCTACACTTATATGGACAACATTATCATTCCCAAAGGCTGGTACGATTGGGGTGATCCTACTCGCCAAAT GACGGTATCTTATGGACAATACAAGTGCAGAGGACCGGGTTCGAGTTACGCGGGTCGAGTTGCTTGGTCGAGAGAGCTTACAGATGAAGAAGCAAAGCCTTTTCTTTCACTTAGCTTCATTGATGGCTCTGAATGGATTATTAGCCTGTAA